The Bartonella sp. HY328 genome contains the following window.
CACAAACAGTAATTGCCATATAATCTTCAACAGGGCCATTTATAAAAATAATACGCTCTTTTAAAAGGCGCGAAAAAATATCATAAGCTCGTTCGCCGCGATTGGTTTGCTCGACCACCATAGGAACAAGGCTCATTGCAGTTTCAATCGATTCACTCATTATATGGCTTTCATTTAATTAATTTTAATCTACAAAAAATAGATCAAATCTTAGTAAAATCTCGAATCACTGACTAATAGCGATAAGTTTAGTAAAATAGATAGGGTACTAGTCCCCCCTTTCGCAATAGTGAAAAAAGATAAGTTTTGTGTTAATGTGTTTTTTTATCAACAAATAGGTGATTGCTGTCGGCAATCGCTTATCTTTTTTTACAAAATTACGAAAGTGGTGTTCTTTTAATTGCCCAATCAAAAAAACTACCTTCAATTGGTGGTTGCTCTGTTTTGGCTTTTTTGTGAATGTGAAAGCCGATAAAATCCTTATGCAGTGTTGGTACAATGCCAAAGGCTGGATCAAATATTTTCTCAGCATCACGCCCTGACCAGTAATAGAAGCTTTCTCGAGGTTTGGCTTTATCAAAAAAATGATATTTTTTTGCAAGTCGAGATAGGCCGTCATTGCCAAAAACCGTTATACCAAGTCGATTAGGCTGTACTGGTTCACCTTTTAGCTTAAGTAAAAATGGCAACCATACCCGCTTTTTAAAGCCAAGCCATGAGGGCACAAGATTACTTCCCTTTATATAGTTTTCAAAATCGTTGATAATTGGATTATCGTGTGGGAGATAAAGGGCTGAAACGCCAATGCGTCTGGCATTATCGCTGGCA
Protein-coding sequences here:
- a CDS encoding capsular polysaccharide synthesis protein, with protein sequence MDICTFWYGEKLRYIDRLCLASMVQTGQHVKLYAHNNVEGVPEGVELCDAEPILPLSLLYKLDPSFPNFKPSRSIVQFSDIFRVMLMKYQKGVWLDTDIYLVKQFHPNPSEVWLASDNARRIGVSALYLPHDNPIINDFENYIKGSNLVPSWLGFKKRVWLPFLLKLKGEPVQPNRLGITVFGNDGLSRLAKKYHFFDKAKPRESFYYWSGRDAEKIFDPAFGIVPTLHKDFIGFHIHKKAKTEQPPIEGSFFDWAIKRTPLS